In Fusarium fujikuroi IMI 58289 draft genome, chromosome FFUJ_chr08, one genomic interval encodes:
- a CDS encoding related to AIF1 Apoptosis-Inducing Factor, translating to MNLQQLSFYFDFVKVIVSYLARMVVHKGQSIIHNATYRLLPDSRVVVVVGGSFAGSLVAQRLAHTLPSGYRVILIEKHSHFNYAFSFPRNSVLSGREHNAFITYDNIAAGAPDGIFQRVCDEASDITETHVHTVGGVSLPYDYLVIATGAAQPPPARLNARIKEDAIEELRGFQQRVAIADRIAVIGAGAVGVELATEIKEEYPNKKVTLIHSRQQLLPRFGQKLHDHVISALQNQDIEVRLGERPSFPSDAGQSVQETSLAFSNGETKTFDLVIPCTGLRPRSDILAAYSPKSIASNGEILVKPTLQVQNLPSSRQNIFAVGDVAQSGGAKQARACMMQGEVAVQNILSLIKSKNATKEYKPQFFEGMLNLTLGTHTAVVHIQKGDFEMVKATKGPDADLDVGKMRWQLNAKSG from the exons ATGAATCTACAGCAGCTAAGTTTTTATTTCGACTTTGTCAAAGTCATTGTGTCGTATCTGGCCCGCATGGTAGTGCACAAGGGACAGTCCATTATCCATAACGCTACGTATCGACTATTGCCTGACTCACGTGTCGTGGTCGTCGTTGGAGGATCTTTTGCGGGGAGTCTTGTTGCCCAGCGCCTGGCTCACACCCTTCCCTCCGGTTATCGGGTTATTCTCATCGAAAAGCACTCTCATTTCAACTACGCCTTCAGCTTCCCTCGGAACTCCGTCTTGTCAGGACGAGAGCACAATGCTTTCATTACCTACGACAACATCGCTGCAGGGGCTCCGGATGGCATCTTCCAACGAGTCTGCGACGAGGCATCCGATATCACCGAGACCCATGTTCACACTGTCGGCGGTGTCTCCCTTCCTTACGACTATCTCGTGATTGCCACTGGCGCAGCCCAGCCTCCTCCAGCTCGATTGAATGCACGTAtcaaagaagatgccatcGAAGAACTACGAGGTTTCCAGCAACGTGTCGCCATCGCCGACAGGATTGCGGTAATCGGAGCTGGAgcagttggtgttgagctggcGACCGAGATCAAAGAAGAGTACCCCAACAAAAAGGTCACGCTTATTCATTCCAGGCAACAACTCTTACCCAGGTTTGGTCAGAAGCTCCATGATCATGTCATCTCTGCACTCCAGAATCAAGATATCGAGGTCAGGCTGGGCGAGAGACCTAGCTTTCCAAGTGATGCTGGCCAATCTGTCCAGGAGACCAGTCTCGCATTTTCCAACGGGGAGACCAAGACCTTTGATCTCGTG ATTCCCTGCACTGGCCTTCGCCCACGATCTGACATCCTCGCCGCATATTCTCCCAAGAGCATCGCATCTAACGGCGAGATCCTAGTCAAGCCAACACTTCAAGTCCAAAATTTGCCCTCGTCCCGACAGAATATCTTTGCTGTAGGCGATGTCGCTCAGTCTGGAGGCGCAAAACAAGCTCGGGCTTGTATGATGCAGGGCGAGGTTGCAGTTCAAAATATCCTAAGCCTTATCAAGAGCAAGAACGCCACCAAAGAATACAAGCCGCAGTTCTTTGAAGGCATGCTGAACCTGACATTGGGGACG CATACCGCTGTGGTGCATATCCAGAAAGGAGATTTTGAGATGGTTAAGGCAACCAAGGGACCAGATGCGGATTTGGATGTTGGAAAGATGAGATGGCAACTCAATGCAAAGTCGGGATGA